The following are from one region of the Sandaracinus amylolyticus genome:
- the iscU gene encoding Fe-S cluster assembly scaffold IscU, whose protein sequence is MAYSNKVIDHYENPRNVGTLDKEDDTVGTGLVGAPACGDVMRLQLKVNPETNVIEDAKFKTFGCGSAIASSSLATEWVKGKTVDEAMSLKNTEIVKELNLPPVKIHCSVLAEDAIKSAIEDYRRKQAAKKAEQK, encoded by the coding sequence ATGGCGTATTCGAACAAGGTCATCGATCACTACGAGAACCCGCGGAACGTCGGGACGCTCGACAAGGAAGACGACACGGTCGGCACCGGCCTCGTCGGCGCGCCGGCGTGCGGTGACGTGATGCGCCTGCAGCTCAAGGTGAACCCCGAGACGAACGTCATCGAGGACGCGAAGTTCAAGACGTTCGGCTGCGGCAGCGCGATCGCGTCGAGCTCGCTCGCGACCGAGTGGGTGAAGGGCAAGACCGTCGACGAGGCGATGTCGCTCAAGAACACCGAGATCGTGAAGGAGCTCAACCTTCCGCCGGTGAAGATCCACTGCTCGGTGCTCGCCGAGGACGCGATCAAGAGCGCGATCGAGGACTACCGTCGCAAGCAGGCCGCGAAGAAGGCCGAGCAGAAGTAA
- a CDS encoding HesB/IscA family protein, which produces MEAHESSTPETTEPVSAPAKDIDLTPKAVEMAKKAIERRGTPTAALRLGVRGGGCSGASYVIEFADRIRDRDRVFEFDGGLKVVVDPKSLVYLRGSVLDYEVKLMSHGFKFQNPNEKKGCGCGESFSI; this is translated from the coding sequence ATGGAAGCGCACGAGAGCAGCACGCCCGAGACGACCGAGCCGGTGAGCGCACCGGCGAAGGACATCGATCTCACGCCGAAGGCGGTCGAGATGGCGAAGAAGGCCATCGAGCGCCGCGGCACGCCCACGGCCGCGCTGCGCCTGGGTGTGCGTGGCGGCGGCTGCTCCGGCGCGAGCTACGTGATCGAGTTCGCGGATCGCATCCGCGATCGTGATCGCGTCTTCGAGTTCGATGGCGGACTGAAGGTCGTGGTCGACCCGAAGAGCCTCGTGTACCTGCGCGGCTCGGTGCTCGACTACGAGGTGAAGCTGATGAGCCACGGCTTCAAGTTCCAGAACCCGAACGAGAAGAAGGGCTGCGGCTGCGGCGAGAGCTTCTCGATCTGA